One stretch of Molothrus aeneus isolate 106 chromosome 2, BPBGC_Maene_1.0, whole genome shotgun sequence DNA includes these proteins:
- the ADAMTS5 gene encoding A disintegrin and metalloproteinase with thrombospondin motifs 5: MLPALLWLLLAARAGGAAPPPPAPAEPGAPPGRPPAPGPPRGAVRRLDPTYAGGGRAGYVLYAGGQRFLLDLERDGPRCHYRGTVDGSPRSLAVFNLCGGLDGFFAVGRSRYTVRPARRAPHAEAAARIYGEGPARAPHVFRRESFSFETVPARTSCETRDPARPAGGDGRRRRRRRSVSRARQVELLLVADASMVRKYGKGLQHYLLTLASIASRLYAHASLENHVRLAVVKVVALGDKEKGLEVNRNAATTLKNFCKWQHQHNRLDDDHEEHYDAAILFTREDLCGHHSCDTLGMADVGTICSPERSCAVIEDDGLHAAFTVAHEIGHLLGLSHDDSKFCEENFGSMEDKRLMSSILTSIDASKPWSKCTSATITEFFDDGHGNCLLDQPRKHIVGPEELPGQTYDAIRQCKLAFGAEYTVCPGMDVCSRLWCAVVRQGQMVCLTKKLPAVEGTPCGKGRICLQGKCVDKTKKKYYSASSHGNWGSWGPWGQCSRTCGGGVQFAYRHCNNPAPRNNGRYCTGKRAIYRSCNVTPCPANAKSFRQEQCEARNGYQSDAKGVKTFVEWVPKYAGVLPGDVCKLTCRAKGTGYYVVFSQKVTDGTECRPYSNSVCVRGKCIRTGCDGIIGSKLQYDKCGVCGGDNSSCTKVMGTFTKKSKGYTDVVKIPEGATHIKVRQFKSKDQSRFTAYLALKKKNGEYLVNGKYMISTSETIIDINGTVMNYSGWSHKDDFLHAMGHSATKEILIVQILATDPTQPVDVRYSFFVPKKQGQLPNSVPSSGGGGGKATAQAAQPRWVTGPWLSCSRTCDTGWHTRTVQCKDGHGKLAKGCLLSQRPSAFKQCLLKKC, translated from the exons ATGCTGCCGgcgctgctgtggctgctgctggccgcCCGTGCCGGCggcgccgcgccgccgccgcccgcacCTGCCGAGCCCGGCGCGCCGCCCGGCCGGCCCCCCGCCCCCGGGCCGCCCCGCGGGGCCGTGCGGCGCCTCGACCCGACCTACGCGGGGGGCGGCAGGGCGGGCTATGTGCTCTACGCCGGGGGACAGCGCTTCCTGCTCGACCTGGAGCGCGACGGGCCGCGCTGCCACTACCGCGGCACGGTGGACGGCAGCCCGCGCTCGCTCGCCGTCTTCAACCTCTGCGGCGGCCTCGACGGCTTCTTCGCCGTGGGCCGCTCCCGCTACACCGTGCGCCCGGCGCGCCGCGCTCCCCACGCAGAGGCCGCGGCGCGGATCTACGGCGAGGGCCCGGCCCGCGCTCCCCACGTCTTCCGCCGGGAGAGCTTCAGCTTCGAGACGGTGCCGGCCCGCACCAGCTGCGAGACCCGGGACCCCGCCAGGCCGGCGGGCGGGgacgggcggcggcggcggcggcggcgctccGTGTCCCGGGCCCggcaggtggagctgctgctggtggccgACGCCTCCATGGTGCGCAAGTacgggaaggggctgcagcactACCTGCTCACGCTGGCCTCCATCGCCTCCCGGCTCTACGCGCACGCCAGCCTGGAGAACCACGTGCGGTTGGCCGTGGTGAAGGTGGTGGCGCTGGGCGATAAGGAGAAGGGGCTGGAGGTCAACAGGAACGCCGCCACCACACTCAAGAACTTCTGCAAgtggcagcaccagcacaaCCGCCTCGACGATGACCACGAGGAGCACTACGACGCCGCCATCCTCTTCACCCGCGAG GATTTATGTGGGCATCATTCCTGTGATACCCTGGGAATGGCAGACGTTGGGACCATCTGCTCCCCCGAGCGCAGCTGCGCGGTGATTGAAGACGACGGCCTCCACGCAGCTTTTACGGTGGCTCACGAAATTG GGCACTTGCTTGGGCTTTCGCATGATGACTCCAAGTTCTGTGAGGAGAACTTTGGCTCCATGGAAGACAAGCGCCTGATGTCCTCCATTCTGACCAGCATTGATGCTTCAAAACCCTGGTCCAAGTGTACTTCAGCAACTATCACAGAATTCTTTGATGATGGCCATG GGAACTGCCTGCTGGACCAGCCCAGGAAGCACATCGTGGGCCCCGAGGAGCTGCCGGGGCAGACGTACGACGCCATCCGGCAGTGCAAGCTGGCGTTCGGCGCCGAGTACACCGTGTGCCCTGGCATGGACGTGTGCTCGCGCCTCTGGTGCGCCGTGGTGCGCCAGGGACAGATGGTCTGCCTCACCAAGAAGCTGCCCGCCGTCGAGGGAACCCCCTGTGGCAAAGGAAGGATCTGCCTCCAAGGGAAATGCGTGGACAAAACCAAGAAGAAGTACTACTCG GCTTCAAGCCATGGCAACTGGGGATCCTGGGGCCCCTGGGGACAGTGCTCCCGTACCTGTGGAGGGGGAGTTCAGTTTGCCTATCGGCACTGCAACAACCCAGCCCCCAGGAACAACGGGAGATACTGCACAGGCAAGCGAGCCATCTACCGCTCCTGCAACGTCACCCCCTGCCCCGCCAACG CTAAATCCTTCCGACAAGAGCAATGTGAAGCAAGGAATGGCTATCAGTCTGATGCAAAGGGGGTCAAGACTTTTGTGGAATGGGTCCCCAAGTATGCTGGAGTACTGCCTGGAGATGTCTGCAAGCTCACCTGCCGAGCCAAAGGAACCGGTTATTATGTGGTATTTTCTCAGAAG GTCACTGATGGCACAGAGTGTCGACCCTACAGCAACTCAGTCTGCGTGCGAGGGAAGTGCATCCGAACGGGCTGTGATGGCATCATCGGATCCAAGCTCCAGTATGATAAGTGTGGGGTGTGTGGAGGAGACAACTCCAGCTGCACAAAAGTCATGGGAACCTTCACCAAAAAGAG CAAGGGCTACACGGACGTGGTGAAGATCCCAGAAGGGGCGACCCACATCAAGGTGCGGCAGTTCAAGAGCAAGGACCAGAGCAGGTTCACGGCCTACCTGGCCCTGAAGAAGAAGAACGGGGAGTACCTGGTCAACGGCAAGTACATGATCTCCACCTCGGAAACCATCATCGACATCAACGGCACCGTCATGAACTACAGCGGCTGGAGCCACAAGGACGACTTCCTGCACGCCATGGGCCACTCGGCCACCAAGGAGATCCTGATCGTGCAGATCCTGGCCACAGACCCCACGCAGCCCGTGGACGTGCGCTACAGCTTCTTCGTGCCAAAGAAACAGGGCCAGCTGCCAaactctgtccccagcagcggcggtggcggcggcaaAGCGACGGCGCAGGCTGCGCAGCCCCGCTGGGTGACGGGGCCGTGGCTCTCCTGCTCTCGAACGTGCGACACGGGCTGGCACACCAGGACTGTGCAGTGCAAGGATGGGCACGGGAAACTGGCCAAGGGATGTCTGCTCTCCCAGAGACCCTC